A genomic region of Leptotrichia massiliensis contains the following coding sequences:
- the yidD gene encoding membrane protein insertion efficiency factor YidD encodes MKKILLFLIKIYQKGISPYLGRRCRFYPTCSEYSKQAIIKYGAVKGSYLAIKRILKCHPFHKGGYDPLK; translated from the coding sequence ATGAAAAAAATATTATTATTTTTAATAAAAATTTATCAAAAGGGTATTTCTCCATATTTAGGAAGACGATGCAGATTTTACCCAACATGCTCAGAATACTCAAAACAGGCAATAATAAAATATGGAGCAGTAAAAGGGAGTTATCTGGCAATCAAAAGAATATTAAAATGTCATCCTTTTCATAAGGGAGGATATGATCCGTTAAAATAA
- a CDS encoding YidC/Oxa1 family membrane protein insertase, whose translation MFKIQALVDFVVHVLNAIYGVVGNYGVAIIIVTILMRIIVFPLTLKQEKSMKKMRDLQPELDKIKEKYKDSPQEYQQKTAELYRENGVNPLGGCLPLLIQMPIFVALYWAFSGNAIPADAKFLWFTLKQPDRLFMMGNFAFNLLPILNVGVTYIQQKIMASATSGQESNQQMQTMLYMMPIMMLFIFYNMPSGVTLYYLVSGALSLVQQYFILKGRSDDGKDSIKGTK comes from the coding sequence ATGTTTAAAATACAGGCACTTGTTGATTTTGTCGTACATGTACTAAACGCAATATATGGTGTTGTAGGAAATTATGGTGTAGCAATAATTATTGTTACAATTTTAATGAGAATAATTGTGTTTCCATTGACATTAAAGCAAGAAAAGTCAATGAAAAAAATGAGAGATTTACAACCAGAACTTGATAAAATAAAAGAAAAATACAAAGATAGTCCACAAGAATATCAACAAAAAACGGCTGAACTGTACAGAGAAAATGGGGTAAATCCATTAGGAGGATGTTTGCCACTATTAATTCAAATGCCAATATTTGTGGCACTATATTGGGCTTTTAGCGGAAATGCAATTCCAGCAGATGCTAAATTTTTATGGTTTACACTAAAACAGCCTGACAGATTATTTATGATGGGAAATTTCGCATTTAATTTACTACCTATTTTAAATGTGGGAGTTACATATATTCAGCAAAAAATCATGGCAAGTGCAACTAGTGGACAAGAAAGTAATCAGCAGATGCAGACGATGTTATACATGATGCCAATTATGATGTTATTCATATTTTACAATATGCCATCTGGGGTAACATTGTATTACTTAGTTTCAGGAGCTTTGTCACTGGTTCAGCAGTATTTCATTTTGAAAGGAAGAAGTGATGATGGAAAAGATAGTATTAAAGGCACAAAATGA
- a CDS encoding Jag family protein, with protein MMEKIVLKAQNEEELKNMVSRSLTLKEDETYQVKVLKHPKKILFINIKGEYEVKIIKKSELKTNENKTKTQSENNNVKKETKKENGNNYPKNNNKKNYKNENSESKEKSVTNQPDTNIDKIRAFFKEFIVNIKMDIRIFNIKKENNNKYLVILDGKDMRFLIGEKGNTLNSFEYLLSTTRQFKNIKIVVDSNNYKEKREKSLRDLARKKGKTVLSTGNAIKLNPMSARERKIIHEEVSFMKGLQTESVGEEPKRYLVIKKLDEKF; from the coding sequence ATGATGGAAAAGATAGTATTAAAGGCACAAAATGAGGAAGAACTTAAGAATATGGTAAGCCGTTCCTTGACACTAAAGGAAGATGAGACTTATCAGGTAAAAGTTTTAAAACATCCAAAAAAAATATTGTTTATCAATATAAAAGGGGAATATGAAGTTAAGATTATTAAAAAATCAGAACTAAAAACCAATGAAAATAAAACAAAAACACAAAGTGAAAATAATAATGTAAAAAAAGAGACAAAAAAAGAAAATGGAAATAATTATCCAAAAAATAACAATAAAAAAAATTACAAAAACGAAAATTCAGAAAGTAAAGAAAAATCTGTTACAAATCAACCTGATACAAATATAGACAAAATCAGGGCATTTTTTAAAGAGTTTATCGTAAATATAAAAATGGATATACGAATTTTTAATATAAAAAAAGAAAACAACAACAAATACTTGGTTATTCTTGATGGAAAAGATATGAGATTTTTAATTGGCGAAAAAGGAAACACATTAAACAGCTTTGAATACTTGTTAAGCACAACAAGACAGTTTAAAAATATAAAAATAGTTGTGGATTCTAATAACTATAAGGAAAAACGTGAAAAATCATTAAGAGATTTGGCAAGAAAAAAAGGAAAAACAGTTCTTTCAACAGGAAACGCCATAAAATTAAATCCAATGTCAGCACGTGAACGTAAAATCATTCATGAGGAAGTTTCCTTTATGAAGGGATTACAAACTGAAAGTGTTGGGGAAGAGCCAAAAAGATATTTGGTTATTAAAAAATTAGATGAAAAATTTTAA
- the rnpA gene encoding ribonuclease P protein component — MSINKIKKSKDFSLIYNKSQKMHTKYAIIFIKENVNNEQRFGFVASKKTGNAVQRNRIKRIFKEFVKIHKDKFKKNTDYIFVGKSVLKEKIKKLKYKDIEKDINKVIK; from the coding sequence ATGTCTATTAACAAAATAAAAAAATCAAAGGATTTTTCATTAATATATAACAAATCACAAAAAATGCATACAAAGTATGCTATTATTTTTATAAAGGAAAATGTAAATAACGAACAACGATTTGGCTTTGTAGCAAGTAAAAAAACTGGAAATGCAGTTCAAAGAAATAGAATCAAAAGAATATTTAAAGAATTTGTAAAAATACATAAAGATAAATTTAAAAAAAATACAGATTATATATTTGTAGGCAAATCTGTCTTAAAAGAAAAAATAAAAAAATTAAAATATAAAGATATTGAAAAAGATATAAACAAGGTAATAAAATAA
- the mnmE gene encoding tRNA uridine-5-carboxymethylaminomethyl(34) synthesis GTPase MnmE translates to MLFDTIAAISTPKGEGGIAIIRISGDKSFEILDKIFIKKNPNADLGFYKLNYGFIKDGEKIVDEVMAVRLKAPKSYTCEDIVEINCHGGTLVSEKVLELVLRNGARHAESGEFTKRAFMNGRIDLSQAEAVMDIIQGKTEKSVSLSLDQLRGDLRDKVNEFKKALLDITAHVNVVLDYPEEGIDDPLPVELRDNLEKVYEEANRLIDSYDTGKKIKEGIKTVIVGKPNVGKSTLLNALLREERAIVTHIAGTTRDVIEEIINIKGIPLVLVDTAGIRKTDDIVENIGVEKSKQFIEKADLVLLVLDASKELENEDIEVINQIKENKKKIIVLLNKIDLNKKINLEGHNLENIVEISAKDNIGIEDMQEKIYSYIVEEDVENSSEKLIITNIRHKTALEKTKDAIRNIFETIDMGLPMDLISVDLKEALDSLSEITGEISSEDILDHVFGNFCVGK, encoded by the coding sequence ATGTTGTTTGATACAATTGCGGCGATTTCCACTCCAAAAGGTGAAGGCGGGATTGCCATAATAAGAATATCCGGCGATAAATCATTTGAAATACTGGACAAAATATTTATTAAAAAAAACCCAAATGCTGATTTGGGTTTTTATAAATTAAATTATGGATTTATCAAGGATGGAGAAAAAATAGTAGATGAAGTAATGGCTGTAAGGCTAAAAGCTCCCAAAAGCTATACTTGTGAAGATATTGTGGAAATAAATTGCCACGGTGGAACGCTTGTTTCGGAAAAAGTGCTTGAACTTGTGTTAAGAAATGGAGCAAGACATGCTGAAAGTGGTGAATTTACAAAGCGAGCATTTATGAATGGACGTATAGACTTGTCACAGGCTGAGGCGGTTATGGATATTATTCAGGGAAAAACAGAAAAGAGCGTATCACTGTCGCTCGATCAGTTAAGAGGGGACTTGCGTGATAAAGTTAATGAATTTAAGAAGGCTTTGCTAGATATTACAGCACATGTAAATGTAGTGCTGGATTATCCTGAAGAAGGAATTGACGATCCGTTGCCAGTAGAACTTAGAGATAATCTGGAAAAAGTATATGAAGAAGCAAATCGGTTAATTGACTCGTATGACACAGGAAAAAAAATAAAAGAGGGAATAAAGACTGTTATTGTGGGAAAACCAAATGTCGGAAAATCTACATTGCTAAATGCTTTGCTTCGTGAAGAACGTGCTATTGTAACGCATATTGCTGGAACTACAAGAGATGTTATTGAGGAAATAATCAATATAAAAGGAATTCCATTAGTTCTGGTGGATACAGCAGGAATTAGAAAAACTGATGACATTGTTGAAAATATTGGTGTGGAAAAATCTAAACAGTTTATTGAAAAGGCTGATTTGGTGCTTCTTGTACTGGATGCTTCAAAGGAGCTGGAAAATGAGGATATAGAAGTTATAAATCAGATAAAAGAAAATAAAAAGAAAATTATAGTATTATTAAATAAGATTGATTTAAATAAAAAAATTAATCTTGAAGGGCATAACTTGGAAAATATTGTTGAAATTTCTGCAAAAGACAATATTGGAATTGAAGATATGCAGGAAAAAATCTATTCATACATTGTGGAAGAAGATGTGGAAAACTCATCAGAAAAACTAATAATTACAAATATTCGTCACAAAACAGCACTTGAAAAAACAAAAGACGCAATAAGAAATATTTTTGAAACAATAGATATGGGTCTTCCGATGGACTTGATTTCTGTGGATTTGAAAGAAGCGTTAGACTCGCTTTCGGAAATTACTGGGGAAATATCGTCTGAGGATATTTTAGATCATGTATTTGGGAATTTTTGTGTTGGAAAATAG